From the Flavobacterium galactosidilyticum genome, one window contains:
- the nrdD gene encoding anaerobic ribonucleoside-triphosphate reductase — MKTTTNPILEQNQHLRTKCLVYTRVMGYHRPVESFNIGKKGEHKQRTHFHEGKC, encoded by the coding sequence ATGAAAACAACCACCAATCCAATTTTAGAACAAAACCAACATTTAAGAACTAAATGCTTAGTGTACACCAGAGTAATGGGGTATCATAGACCTGTAGAAAGTTTTAATATTGGAAAAAAAGGAGAGCACAAACAACGAACTCACTTCCATGAAGGGAAATGTTAG
- a CDS encoding anaerobic ribonucleoside-triphosphate reductase activating protein, whose product MKGNVSCPIYSITPFTLLDYAHKSACILWFAGCNMRCLYCYNPEIVLGKGKISFEKTLVFLNSRKNLLDAVVFSGGECLLHKNILELIAEVKKMGFLVKIDTNGSKPAVLQELITKKLIDYVALDFKAMPAHFEKITQSNFFLPFQKSVRMLIESGLSFEVRTTIHSDLIDGNQLRQMIHYLEKQNYLGNYYIQHFMNGANTLEPLGYSTKEIERENFSTSNIKVHFRGK is encoded by the coding sequence ATGAAGGGAAATGTTAGTTGTCCTATTTACAGCATAACGCCATTTACGCTGTTAGATTATGCGCATAAATCAGCTTGCATTCTTTGGTTTGCAGGCTGTAATATGCGTTGTTTGTATTGTTACAACCCAGAAATCGTACTTGGGAAAGGCAAAATTTCTTTCGAAAAAACACTTGTTTTTCTTAATTCTCGAAAAAACTTATTAGATGCTGTGGTTTTTAGTGGAGGCGAATGCTTGTTGCATAAAAATATTCTTGAACTTATTGCCGAAGTCAAAAAAATGGGTTTCTTAGTCAAAATTGATACGAATGGCTCAAAACCAGCTGTTTTGCAGGAATTGATTACCAAAAAACTAATTGATTATGTAGCACTTGATTTTAAAGCGATGCCTGCTCATTTTGAAAAAATAACACAGTCTAATTTTTTTCTTCCTTTTCAAAAATCAGTTAGAATGCTAATTGAAAGTGGTCTTTCGTTTGAAGTTCGAACTACCATACACTCTGATTTAATTGATGGCAATCAACTGCGACAAATGATTCACTATTTAGAAAAACAGAATTATTTAGGCAATTATTATATTCAACATTTTATGAATGGAGCTAACACATTAGAGCCACTTGGATATTCAACCAAAGAAATCGAACGAGAAAATTTTTCTACATCAAATATTAAAGTACACTTTAGAGGTAAATAG
- a CDS encoding hemerythrin domain-containing protein, protein MISNRPLKRVLELQPLSHDHHHGLQLCWKIRTGFSKQVEVERIKNYADWFFTNHLVPHFELEEKYIFTILDQKNEFVKQALTDHRRLKRLFSETTNLEKSLGLIEEELEKHIRFEERILFPEVQKEATSEQLAEIAKIHNHELFVENNEDTFWLS, encoded by the coding sequence ATGATTTCAAATAGACCTTTAAAAAGAGTTCTAGAGTTACAACCATTAAGTCACGATCATCACCATGGTTTGCAATTATGTTGGAAAATAAGAACTGGTTTTTCTAAACAAGTTGAAGTGGAACGGATAAAGAACTATGCGGATTGGTTTTTTACAAACCATTTGGTTCCTCATTTTGAACTCGAAGAAAAATATATTTTCACCATTTTAGATCAGAAAAATGAATTTGTAAAACAAGCATTAACAGATCACAGACGTTTGAAAAGATTATTTAGCGAAACTACTAATTTAGAGAAATCATTAGGCCTTATTGAGGAAGAGCTAGAAAAACACATTCGTTTTGAGGAACGTATTCTTTTTCCAGAAGTTCAAAAAGAAGCTACTTCGGAACAATTAGCTGAAATTGCAAAAATTCATAATCACGAACTTTTTGTTGAAAATAATGAGGACACTTTCTGGCTGTCTTAA
- a CDS encoding RrF2 family transcriptional regulator, whose protein sequence is MFSKTCEYGIRATIFIASQSYQNNRVGLKDIAKKIDSPEAFTAKILQILSKSSIINSVKGVGGGFEISKLAMKEITLAQIVTALDGDRVFTGCGLGLDSCSEDHPCPVHDKFKAIRNELAFMLENTNLEELALGIKSGETFLRY, encoded by the coding sequence ATGTTTTCTAAAACCTGTGAATACGGGATTCGAGCAACTATTTTTATAGCCTCGCAATCGTATCAAAATAATAGAGTAGGATTAAAGGATATTGCCAAGAAAATTGATTCTCCGGAGGCTTTTACAGCGAAAATTCTGCAGATTTTATCAAAAAGTTCGATCATCAATTCCGTAAAAGGAGTAGGAGGCGGATTTGAAATTTCAAAACTGGCAATGAAAGAAATAACTCTGGCTCAAATTGTAACTGCTTTAGATGGAGATCGTGTGTTTACAGGATGCGGTTTAGGATTAGATAGCTGTTCTGAAGATCATCCGTGTCCGGTTCATGATAAATTTAAAGCCATTAGAAACGAATTGGCATTTATGTTAGAAAACACTAATTTAGAAGAGTTAGCTTTGGGAATCAAATCAGGTGAAACTTTTTTGAGGTATTAA
- the nadA gene encoding quinolinate synthase NadA translates to MNTLKEKILALKKEKNAVILAHYYQEAAIQDVADYVGDSLGLSQEAMNVNADIIVFAGVHFMAETAKILNPTKKVILPDLKAGCSLAESCPPDLFGEFTAAHPDHIVITYVNCSAEVKALSDIVCTSSNAVKIVQSIPKDTPIIFAPDKNLGKYIISETGRDMLLWDGSCVVHEAFSLDKLIEVHKLHPDATIIAHPESETHILETASYIGSTAGMIDYVKTNSNAKFIVATEAGILHKMQQEVPHKILIPAPAKDDNTCACSECGYMKMNTLQKLYDCLLNETPEIDVPENIRKKALLPIERMLELSK, encoded by the coding sequence ATGAATACTCTTAAAGAAAAAATACTAGCATTAAAAAAAGAAAAAAATGCTGTTATTTTAGCCCATTATTATCAAGAAGCTGCTATTCAGGATGTAGCGGATTATGTGGGCGATAGTTTAGGTTTGTCACAAGAAGCGATGAATGTAAATGCTGACATTATTGTATTTGCAGGCGTACATTTTATGGCTGAAACCGCCAAAATATTGAACCCGACTAAAAAAGTAATTCTTCCCGATTTAAAAGCAGGTTGTTCCCTAGCAGAGTCTTGTCCACCGGATTTATTTGGAGAATTTACTGCTGCACATCCAGACCATATTGTTATTACTTACGTCAATTGTTCTGCTGAGGTAAAAGCGTTGAGTGATATTGTTTGTACTTCATCAAATGCTGTCAAAATTGTACAATCAATTCCAAAAGATACGCCTATTATTTTTGCGCCAGATAAGAATCTAGGAAAATACATCATTAGCGAAACGGGTCGAGACATGTTACTTTGGGATGGTTCCTGTGTGGTTCACGAAGCCTTTTCCTTAGATAAATTAATTGAAGTGCATAAATTACATCCTGATGCTACCATTATTGCTCATCCAGAATCAGAAACACATATTCTTGAAACAGCAAGTTATATTGGTTCCACCGCAGGAATGATTGATTATGTGAAAACAAATTCAAATGCTAAATTTATCGTTGCTACTGAAGCCGGAATTCTGCATAAAATGCAACAAGAAGTACCTCATAAAATATTGATTCCAGCTCCGGCTAAGGACGATAATACTTGTGCTTGCAGCGAATGTGGTTATATGAAAATGAATACACTTCAAAAATTATATGATTGTTTGCTCAATGAAACTCCAGAAATAGATGTTCCAGAAAACATCAGAAAAAAAGCTTTACTTCCTATTGAACGCATGCTCGAATTATCTAAATAA